A DNA window from Hevea brasiliensis isolate MT/VB/25A 57/8 chromosome 2, ASM3005281v1, whole genome shotgun sequence contains the following coding sequences:
- the LOC110664204 gene encoding serine/threonine-protein kinase CTR1 isoform X3 has translation MPHRTTYFFPRQFPDRSGFDVSSKQLLDHEKKKLVKDTFNIENDHRNDSSTVGKTKSPTPTTTATTPTTVSDLFTSSDDEKYHQKKNQFGEDDKFQKKKKQLAAFYDWLAEKKADRSASRVKLKRLSFDDEDRQLLIAAEPPAPEPEVIPEIIEERDVDRNFDRQVSLPRLSSGSSYAGSLFSGTTLDGNFLSDVKDTATTFTRQERVQEEEEEEEVVVVEEEKEEKNDEKAAQRTRETYHLQLALAKRLSYQSGLASEFVLLQEGGPESFDAETVSYRLWVSGCLSYSDRISDGFYNILGMNPYLWVMCNDEEEGRRLPPLMSLREIDTSETSMEVVLVDGRGDSRLKELEDKAHEIYCASENTLVLVEKLGKLVAICMGGTFPVEQGDLHKRWKVVSRRLRDFHKCIVLPIGGLSMGLCRHRAILFKKLADYIGLPCRIARGCKYCAADHRSSCLVKIEDDRQLSREYVVDLVGQPGNVHGPDSTINGGFISSIPSPFQISHLKEFQHPYMDKASCQILGSKNSWALTENPLCSGREGGGPQTRGNLKFSSYVPVDQTSLGNESSLVPLDLTRNVEPLDVAGQSMLESSSLELEADQVVIQQTYKKQIVVSGNPIIDNVGKQTKVNFSCQSDVMEVESRLHNQGRLPAATVPRYLNLEPSLAMDWLEISWDELHIKERVGAGSFGTVHRAEWHGSDVAVKVLTVQDFHDDQLREFLREVAIMKRVRHPNVVLFMGAVTKRPHLSIVTEYLPRGSLYRLIHRPAAGEMLDQRRRLRMALDVAKGINYLHCLNPPIVHWDLKSPNLLVDKNWTVKVCDFGLSRFKANTFISSKSVAGTGQTNN, from the exons ATGCCTCACAGAACGACTTACTTCTTCCCCAGGCAATTTCCGGATCGGTCCGGATTCGATGTATCTTCTAAACAGCTGTTGGATCACGAGAAGAAGAAGCTTGTCAAAGATACTTTTAACATCGAAAATGACCACCGAAATGACTCCTCTACAGTTGGCAAGACTAAATCGCCAACGCCAACTACGACTGCTACTACGCCAACTACTGTATCCGATCTCTTCACGAGCAGCGATGACGAAAAGTATCATCAAAAGAAGAATCAGTTTGGCGAAGACGATAAGTTCCAAAAGAAGAAAAAGCAACTTGCTGCCTTTTATGACTGGCTCGCCGAGAAAAAAGCTGACCGATCGGCTTCTCGCGTCAAGTTAAAAAGATTATCGTTTGATGATGAGGATCGCCAGCTCTTGATTGCTGCGGAACCTCCAGCGCCGGAGCCGGAGGTGATTCCGGAGATTATTGAGGAGAGGGATGTTGATCGCAATTTCGATCGTCAGGTGTCCTTGCCGAGACTGTCCAGTGGTAGTAGCTATGCGGGTAGCTTGTTCTCGGGGACTACATTGGACGGGAACTTTTTGAGCGATGTTAAGGACACTGCGACGACCTTCACGAGGCAGGAAAGGGTGCAGGAGGAGGAAGAGGAGGAGGAAGTGGTGGTGGTAGAGGAGGAGAAGGaggagaagaatgatgagaaggcGGCGCAGAGGACACGAGAAACTTACCATTTGCAGCTTGCTTTAGCTAAGAGGCTTAGTTATCAATCTGGCCTTGCTAGTGAGTTTGTGCTTTTACAGGAGGGTGGGCCTGAGTCCTTCGATGCAGAAACCGTATCTTATCGCCTCTGG GTTAGTGGATGCTTATCATACAGCGACAGAATATCGGATGGATTCTATAATATTCTTGGGATGAATCCGTATCTGTGGGTTATGTGCAATGATGAAGAGGAAGGAAGACGATTGCCCCCTTTAATGTCCCTCAGAGAAATTGACACCAGTGAGACATCAATGGAGGTGGTTCTCGTTGATGGGCGTGGCGACTCACGCCTTAAGGAGTTAGAGGATAAGGCTCATGAGATCTATTGTGCTTCAGAAAATACGTTGGTGTTAGTGGAGAAACTGGGAAAACTGGTTGCTATTTGCATGGG GGGAACTTTCCCGGTGGAGCAAGGTGATCTTCATAAACGCTGGAAAGTTGTTAGCAGGAGATTGAGGGACTTCCATAAGTGTATTGTTCTTCCTATTGGTGGCCTATCCATGGGACTTTGCAGGCATCGTGCAATTCTATTCAAG AAATTGGCAGATTACATAGGTTTGCCATGTCGGATAGCTCGAGGCTGCAAGTATTGTGCAGCAGATCACAGGTCTTCTTGCCTTGTCAAAATTGAGGACGACAGACAGTTGTCAAG GGAATATGTGGTTGATCTAGTTGGGCAGCCAGGAAATGTCCATGGTCCAGATTCCACTATCAATGGAGGGTTTATATCTTCAATTCCATCACCATTTCAAATTTCTCATTTGAAAGAGTTTCAACATCCGTACATGGATAAAGCATCTTGTCAGATTCTAGGCTCAAAGAATTCATGGGCTTTGACAGAAAATCCTCTATGTTCAG GCAGGGAAGGAGGAGGCCCACAAACAAGGGGGAATCTCAAGTTTTCCTCTTATGTTCCAGTTGATCAAACCTCTCTTGGAAATGAGTCATCTCTGGTTCCTTTGGATTTAACGAGGAATGTGGAACCTCTTGATGTAGCAGGGCAATCTATGCTCGAAAGTTCTAGCCTAGAACTTGAAGCAGATCAAGTTGTAATACAACAAACTTACAAAAAGCAGATTGTGGTGTCTGGAAATCCAATAATTGACAATGTTGGCAAGCAAACTAAAGTGAACTTTTCCTGTCAGTCAGATGTGATGGAGGTGGAGAGTAGGCTTCACAATCAAGGAAGATTACCTGCTGCAACTGTTCCGAGATATTTGAATCTTGAACCTTCACTTGCAATGGACTGGCTTGAGATCTCATGGGATGAATTACATATCAAGGAGCGTGTTGGTGCTG GTTCCTTTGGGACAGTGCATCGTGCTGAATGGCATGGATCG GATGTTGCTGTCAAGGTTTTAACTGTTCAAGATTTTCATGATGATCAGTTAAGGGAGTTTTTAAGAGAG GTTGCAATAATGAAACGTGTTCGTCATCCAAATGTGGTTCTCTTCATGGGTGCTGTTACAAAGCGTCCTCATCTATCAATTGTGACAGAGTACCTGCCTCG GGGTAGCCTATACCGCCTAATACACAGGCCTGCTGCTGGGGAAATGCTGGATCAGAGGCGGCGGTTACGAATGGCACTGGATGTG GCAAAGGGCATCAATTATCTTCATTGTCTGAACCCTCCTATTGTTCACTGGGACCTTAAATCTCCAAATTTGTTGGTTGATAAAAATTGGACAGTAAAG GTGTGTGACTTTGGGTTGTCTAGATTTAAAGCAAACACATTTATATCATCAAAATCAGTAGCTGGAACA GGCCAAACCAATAACTGA
- the LOC110664204 gene encoding serine/threonine-protein kinase CTR1 isoform X2 — MPHRTTYFFPRQFPDRSGFDVSSKQLLDHEKKKLVKDTFNIENDHRNDSSTVGKTKSPTPTTTATTPTTVSDLFTSSDDEKYHQKKNQFGEDDKFQKKKKQLAAFYDWLAEKKADRSASRVKLKRLSFDDEDRQLLIAAEPPAPEPEVIPEIIEERDVDRNFDRQVSLPRLSSGSSYAGSLFSGTTLDGNFLSDVKDTATTFTRQERVQEEEEEEEVVVVEEEKEEKNDEKAAQRTRETYHLQLALAKRLSYQSGLASEFVLLQEGGPESFDAETVSYRLWVSGCLSYSDRISDGFYNILGMNPYLWVMCNDEEEGRRLPPLMSLREIDTSETSMEVVLVDGRGDSRLKELEDKAHEIYCASENTLVLVEKLGKLVAICMGGTFPVEQGDLHKRWKVVSRRLRDFHKCIVLPIGGLSMGLCRHRAILFKKLADYIGLPCRIARGCKYCAADHRSSCLVKIEDDRQLSREYVVDLVGQPGNVHGPDSTINGGFISSIPSPFQISHLKEFQHPYMDKASCQILGSKNSWALTENPLCSGREGGGPQTRGNLKFSSYVPVDQTSLGNESSLVPLDLTRNVEPLDVAGQSMLESSSLELEADQVVIQQTYKKQIVVSGNPIIDNVGKQTKVNFSCQSDVMEVESRLHNQGRLPAATVPRYLNLEPSLAMDWLEISWDELHIKERVGAGSFGTVHRAEWHGSDVAVKVLTVQDFHDDQLREFLREVAIMKRVRHPNVVLFMGAVTKRPHLSIVTEYLPRGSLYRLIHRPAAGEMLDQRRRLRMALDVAKGINYLHCLNPPIVHWDLKSPNLLVDKNWTVKVCDFGLSRFKANTFISSKSVAGTSPSHLLSQ, encoded by the exons ATGCCTCACAGAACGACTTACTTCTTCCCCAGGCAATTTCCGGATCGGTCCGGATTCGATGTATCTTCTAAACAGCTGTTGGATCACGAGAAGAAGAAGCTTGTCAAAGATACTTTTAACATCGAAAATGACCACCGAAATGACTCCTCTACAGTTGGCAAGACTAAATCGCCAACGCCAACTACGACTGCTACTACGCCAACTACTGTATCCGATCTCTTCACGAGCAGCGATGACGAAAAGTATCATCAAAAGAAGAATCAGTTTGGCGAAGACGATAAGTTCCAAAAGAAGAAAAAGCAACTTGCTGCCTTTTATGACTGGCTCGCCGAGAAAAAAGCTGACCGATCGGCTTCTCGCGTCAAGTTAAAAAGATTATCGTTTGATGATGAGGATCGCCAGCTCTTGATTGCTGCGGAACCTCCAGCGCCGGAGCCGGAGGTGATTCCGGAGATTATTGAGGAGAGGGATGTTGATCGCAATTTCGATCGTCAGGTGTCCTTGCCGAGACTGTCCAGTGGTAGTAGCTATGCGGGTAGCTTGTTCTCGGGGACTACATTGGACGGGAACTTTTTGAGCGATGTTAAGGACACTGCGACGACCTTCACGAGGCAGGAAAGGGTGCAGGAGGAGGAAGAGGAGGAGGAAGTGGTGGTGGTAGAGGAGGAGAAGGaggagaagaatgatgagaaggcGGCGCAGAGGACACGAGAAACTTACCATTTGCAGCTTGCTTTAGCTAAGAGGCTTAGTTATCAATCTGGCCTTGCTAGTGAGTTTGTGCTTTTACAGGAGGGTGGGCCTGAGTCCTTCGATGCAGAAACCGTATCTTATCGCCTCTGG GTTAGTGGATGCTTATCATACAGCGACAGAATATCGGATGGATTCTATAATATTCTTGGGATGAATCCGTATCTGTGGGTTATGTGCAATGATGAAGAGGAAGGAAGACGATTGCCCCCTTTAATGTCCCTCAGAGAAATTGACACCAGTGAGACATCAATGGAGGTGGTTCTCGTTGATGGGCGTGGCGACTCACGCCTTAAGGAGTTAGAGGATAAGGCTCATGAGATCTATTGTGCTTCAGAAAATACGTTGGTGTTAGTGGAGAAACTGGGAAAACTGGTTGCTATTTGCATGGG GGGAACTTTCCCGGTGGAGCAAGGTGATCTTCATAAACGCTGGAAAGTTGTTAGCAGGAGATTGAGGGACTTCCATAAGTGTATTGTTCTTCCTATTGGTGGCCTATCCATGGGACTTTGCAGGCATCGTGCAATTCTATTCAAG AAATTGGCAGATTACATAGGTTTGCCATGTCGGATAGCTCGAGGCTGCAAGTATTGTGCAGCAGATCACAGGTCTTCTTGCCTTGTCAAAATTGAGGACGACAGACAGTTGTCAAG GGAATATGTGGTTGATCTAGTTGGGCAGCCAGGAAATGTCCATGGTCCAGATTCCACTATCAATGGAGGGTTTATATCTTCAATTCCATCACCATTTCAAATTTCTCATTTGAAAGAGTTTCAACATCCGTACATGGATAAAGCATCTTGTCAGATTCTAGGCTCAAAGAATTCATGGGCTTTGACAGAAAATCCTCTATGTTCAG GCAGGGAAGGAGGAGGCCCACAAACAAGGGGGAATCTCAAGTTTTCCTCTTATGTTCCAGTTGATCAAACCTCTCTTGGAAATGAGTCATCTCTGGTTCCTTTGGATTTAACGAGGAATGTGGAACCTCTTGATGTAGCAGGGCAATCTATGCTCGAAAGTTCTAGCCTAGAACTTGAAGCAGATCAAGTTGTAATACAACAAACTTACAAAAAGCAGATTGTGGTGTCTGGAAATCCAATAATTGACAATGTTGGCAAGCAAACTAAAGTGAACTTTTCCTGTCAGTCAGATGTGATGGAGGTGGAGAGTAGGCTTCACAATCAAGGAAGATTACCTGCTGCAACTGTTCCGAGATATTTGAATCTTGAACCTTCACTTGCAATGGACTGGCTTGAGATCTCATGGGATGAATTACATATCAAGGAGCGTGTTGGTGCTG GTTCCTTTGGGACAGTGCATCGTGCTGAATGGCATGGATCG GATGTTGCTGTCAAGGTTTTAACTGTTCAAGATTTTCATGATGATCAGTTAAGGGAGTTTTTAAGAGAG GTTGCAATAATGAAACGTGTTCGTCATCCAAATGTGGTTCTCTTCATGGGTGCTGTTACAAAGCGTCCTCATCTATCAATTGTGACAGAGTACCTGCCTCG GGGTAGCCTATACCGCCTAATACACAGGCCTGCTGCTGGGGAAATGCTGGATCAGAGGCGGCGGTTACGAATGGCACTGGATGTG GCAAAGGGCATCAATTATCTTCATTGTCTGAACCCTCCTATTGTTCACTGGGACCTTAAATCTCCAAATTTGTTGGTTGATAAAAATTGGACAGTAAAG GTGTGTGACTTTGGGTTGTCTAGATTTAAAGCAAACACATTTATATCATCAAAATCAGTAGCTGGAACA TCCCCTTCACATTTACTCAGCCAGTAG
- the LOC110664204 gene encoding serine/threonine-protein kinase CTR1 isoform X1 translates to MPHRTTYFFPRQFPDRSGFDVSSKQLLDHEKKKLVKDTFNIENDHRNDSSTVGKTKSPTPTTTATTPTTVSDLFTSSDDEKYHQKKNQFGEDDKFQKKKKQLAAFYDWLAEKKADRSASRVKLKRLSFDDEDRQLLIAAEPPAPEPEVIPEIIEERDVDRNFDRQVSLPRLSSGSSYAGSLFSGTTLDGNFLSDVKDTATTFTRQERVQEEEEEEEVVVVEEEKEEKNDEKAAQRTRETYHLQLALAKRLSYQSGLASEFVLLQEGGPESFDAETVSYRLWVSGCLSYSDRISDGFYNILGMNPYLWVMCNDEEEGRRLPPLMSLREIDTSETSMEVVLVDGRGDSRLKELEDKAHEIYCASENTLVLVEKLGKLVAICMGGTFPVEQGDLHKRWKVVSRRLRDFHKCIVLPIGGLSMGLCRHRAILFKKLADYIGLPCRIARGCKYCAADHRSSCLVKIEDDRQLSREYVVDLVGQPGNVHGPDSTINGGFISSIPSPFQISHLKEFQHPYMDKASCQILGSKNSWALTENPLCSGREGGGPQTRGNLKFSSYVPVDQTSLGNESSLVPLDLTRNVEPLDVAGQSMLESSSLELEADQVVIQQTYKKQIVVSGNPIIDNVGKQTKVNFSCQSDVMEVESRLHNQGRLPAATVPRYLNLEPSLAMDWLEISWDELHIKERVGAGSFGTVHRAEWHGSDVAVKVLTVQDFHDDQLREFLREVAIMKRVRHPNVVLFMGAVTKRPHLSIVTEYLPRGSLYRLIHRPAAGEMLDQRRRLRMALDVAKGINYLHCLNPPIVHWDLKSPNLLVDKNWTVKVCDFGLSRFKANTFISSKSVAGTPEWMAPEFLRGEPSNEKSDVYSFGVILWELVTMQQPWNGLGPAQVVGAVAFQNRRLAIPQNASPVLASLMESCWADDPAQRPSFGSIVESLKKLLKSPLQLIQMESK, encoded by the exons ATGCCTCACAGAACGACTTACTTCTTCCCCAGGCAATTTCCGGATCGGTCCGGATTCGATGTATCTTCTAAACAGCTGTTGGATCACGAGAAGAAGAAGCTTGTCAAAGATACTTTTAACATCGAAAATGACCACCGAAATGACTCCTCTACAGTTGGCAAGACTAAATCGCCAACGCCAACTACGACTGCTACTACGCCAACTACTGTATCCGATCTCTTCACGAGCAGCGATGACGAAAAGTATCATCAAAAGAAGAATCAGTTTGGCGAAGACGATAAGTTCCAAAAGAAGAAAAAGCAACTTGCTGCCTTTTATGACTGGCTCGCCGAGAAAAAAGCTGACCGATCGGCTTCTCGCGTCAAGTTAAAAAGATTATCGTTTGATGATGAGGATCGCCAGCTCTTGATTGCTGCGGAACCTCCAGCGCCGGAGCCGGAGGTGATTCCGGAGATTATTGAGGAGAGGGATGTTGATCGCAATTTCGATCGTCAGGTGTCCTTGCCGAGACTGTCCAGTGGTAGTAGCTATGCGGGTAGCTTGTTCTCGGGGACTACATTGGACGGGAACTTTTTGAGCGATGTTAAGGACACTGCGACGACCTTCACGAGGCAGGAAAGGGTGCAGGAGGAGGAAGAGGAGGAGGAAGTGGTGGTGGTAGAGGAGGAGAAGGaggagaagaatgatgagaaggcGGCGCAGAGGACACGAGAAACTTACCATTTGCAGCTTGCTTTAGCTAAGAGGCTTAGTTATCAATCTGGCCTTGCTAGTGAGTTTGTGCTTTTACAGGAGGGTGGGCCTGAGTCCTTCGATGCAGAAACCGTATCTTATCGCCTCTGG GTTAGTGGATGCTTATCATACAGCGACAGAATATCGGATGGATTCTATAATATTCTTGGGATGAATCCGTATCTGTGGGTTATGTGCAATGATGAAGAGGAAGGAAGACGATTGCCCCCTTTAATGTCCCTCAGAGAAATTGACACCAGTGAGACATCAATGGAGGTGGTTCTCGTTGATGGGCGTGGCGACTCACGCCTTAAGGAGTTAGAGGATAAGGCTCATGAGATCTATTGTGCTTCAGAAAATACGTTGGTGTTAGTGGAGAAACTGGGAAAACTGGTTGCTATTTGCATGGG GGGAACTTTCCCGGTGGAGCAAGGTGATCTTCATAAACGCTGGAAAGTTGTTAGCAGGAGATTGAGGGACTTCCATAAGTGTATTGTTCTTCCTATTGGTGGCCTATCCATGGGACTTTGCAGGCATCGTGCAATTCTATTCAAG AAATTGGCAGATTACATAGGTTTGCCATGTCGGATAGCTCGAGGCTGCAAGTATTGTGCAGCAGATCACAGGTCTTCTTGCCTTGTCAAAATTGAGGACGACAGACAGTTGTCAAG GGAATATGTGGTTGATCTAGTTGGGCAGCCAGGAAATGTCCATGGTCCAGATTCCACTATCAATGGAGGGTTTATATCTTCAATTCCATCACCATTTCAAATTTCTCATTTGAAAGAGTTTCAACATCCGTACATGGATAAAGCATCTTGTCAGATTCTAGGCTCAAAGAATTCATGGGCTTTGACAGAAAATCCTCTATGTTCAG GCAGGGAAGGAGGAGGCCCACAAACAAGGGGGAATCTCAAGTTTTCCTCTTATGTTCCAGTTGATCAAACCTCTCTTGGAAATGAGTCATCTCTGGTTCCTTTGGATTTAACGAGGAATGTGGAACCTCTTGATGTAGCAGGGCAATCTATGCTCGAAAGTTCTAGCCTAGAACTTGAAGCAGATCAAGTTGTAATACAACAAACTTACAAAAAGCAGATTGTGGTGTCTGGAAATCCAATAATTGACAATGTTGGCAAGCAAACTAAAGTGAACTTTTCCTGTCAGTCAGATGTGATGGAGGTGGAGAGTAGGCTTCACAATCAAGGAAGATTACCTGCTGCAACTGTTCCGAGATATTTGAATCTTGAACCTTCACTTGCAATGGACTGGCTTGAGATCTCATGGGATGAATTACATATCAAGGAGCGTGTTGGTGCTG GTTCCTTTGGGACAGTGCATCGTGCTGAATGGCATGGATCG GATGTTGCTGTCAAGGTTTTAACTGTTCAAGATTTTCATGATGATCAGTTAAGGGAGTTTTTAAGAGAG GTTGCAATAATGAAACGTGTTCGTCATCCAAATGTGGTTCTCTTCATGGGTGCTGTTACAAAGCGTCCTCATCTATCAATTGTGACAGAGTACCTGCCTCG GGGTAGCCTATACCGCCTAATACACAGGCCTGCTGCTGGGGAAATGCTGGATCAGAGGCGGCGGTTACGAATGGCACTGGATGTG GCAAAGGGCATCAATTATCTTCATTGTCTGAACCCTCCTATTGTTCACTGGGACCTTAAATCTCCAAATTTGTTGGTTGATAAAAATTGGACAGTAAAG GTGTGTGACTTTGGGTTGTCTAGATTTAAAGCAAACACATTTATATCATCAAAATCAGTAGCTGGAACA CCCGAGTGGATGGCTCCGGAATTCCTTCGTGGAGAGCCCTCAAATGAGAAATCTGACGTCTATAGCTTTGGAGTCATCTTATGGGAGTTGGTCACCATGCAACAGCCTTGGAATGGACTTGGTCCTGCGCAG GTGGTTGGAGCTGTAGCTTTCCAAAATAGAAGGCTTGCCATACCGCAAAATGCCTCCCCTGTGTTGGCTTCTCTTATGGAATCTTGCTGGGCCGA TGATCCAGCTCAACGCCCATCTTTCGGCAGTATAGTGGAGTCGTTGAAGAAGTTGCTGAAGTCTCCACTCCAGTTGATACAGATggagagcaaataa